A window from Frischella perrara encodes these proteins:
- a CDS encoding metallophosphoesterase, which translates to MEWNLIVELCGSLFIALYLGFRSINLFNLQYFGYVNTIAKKLYWFILLIGSFSFIGCMLLRDLSDYWLPMIGYIVFSIIICFFYGIIVVDIIRFILKQSTKNSIVLQGFYIFFSFCLFFVGLYCASFPRIVTYQVDINKPAEVEQLKIVQVSDIHLSEITAKQFIQTMVSNINKLKPDYVFITGDTLDNKLQPYLEKNLAEDFSKIKSTYGTIIIFGNHEHYGIERDHYNTTEDVITAFKAGNMKVLHDDVFYDSRTGIYIIGRDDESVQRMDLPFLMNFVEKDKPIILLDHRPSDLVEPEKVGIDVMFAGHTHGGQLFPMTLVVKQQYTNAWGIYHPKGNDSFTSIVTSGYGLWGPPIRLMSRAEIVVAELHFKKHM; encoded by the coding sequence ATGGAATGGAATTTAATTGTTGAATTATGTGGTAGCCTTTTTATTGCTTTGTATTTAGGTTTTAGATCAATCAATCTTTTTAATTTGCAGTATTTTGGTTATGTTAACACTATTGCTAAAAAACTATATTGGTTCATTCTTTTAATCGGCTCGTTTTCCTTTATAGGATGTATGCTATTAAGGGATTTGTCTGATTATTGGTTACCGATGATTGGTTATATAGTCTTTTCCATTATAATCTGTTTTTTTTACGGAATCATTGTTGTAGATATTATTCGATTTATTCTAAAACAAAGCACTAAAAATAGTATTGTATTGCAAGGATTCTATATATTTTTCTCTTTTTGTCTATTTTTCGTTGGATTATATTGTGCAAGTTTTCCAAGGATTGTAACTTATCAAGTTGATATTAATAAACCAGCTGAAGTAGAACAATTAAAAATTGTTCAGGTTTCTGATATTCATTTAAGTGAAATCACTGCAAAACAGTTCATCCAAACTATGGTTAGTAATATAAATAAACTGAAACCGGACTATGTATTTATTACTGGTGATACATTAGATAATAAGCTACAACCTTATCTTGAAAAAAATCTGGCCGAAGATTTTAGTAAAATTAAATCAACTTATGGCACAATTATTATTTTTGGTAACCATGAACATTATGGGATCGAACGAGATCATTATAATACGACAGAAGATGTTATTACTGCTTTCAAAGCAGGTAATATGAAAGTTCTTCATGATGATGTTTTTTATGATAGTCGAACCGGTATTTATATTATCGGTCGTGATGATGAATCTGTTCAGCGTATGGATTTGCCATTTCTAATGAATTTTGTCGAAAAGGATAAACCTATTATATTGTTAGATCACCGCCCGAGTGATTTAGTTGAGCCTGAGAAGGTTGGGATTGATGTAATGTTTGCGGGTCACACACATGGCGGGCAATTATTTCCTATGACACTTGTGGTTAAACAACAATATACTAATGCTTGGGGGATTTATCACCCGAAAGGTAATGACAGTTTTACCAGTATTGTTACTAGCGGGTATGGTCTATGGGGACCACCGATACGATTAATGTCTCGGGCTGAAATTGTTGTTGCTGAACTACATTTTAAAAAACATATGTGA
- the cmoB gene encoding tRNA 5-methoxyuridine(34)/uridine 5-oxyacetic acid(34) synthase CmoB encodes MIDFGNFYQIIAKNQLAPWLETLPAQLATWQKHNIDNRYNQWLNIIEHLPMLKPNYLDFLHSVTANNQIPLSDGEQKRIRHLLMNLSPWRKGPFSLYGINVDAEWRSDWKWQRLIPFITNLEGRTVLDVGCNSGYHLWRMIGAGAKLAVGIDPMPLFLCQFEAIRKLLGNDQRAHFIPIGIEDMPKLAAFDTVFSMGVLYHRRSPLDHLYQLKDQLKNKGELILETLVIEGDEHQVLMPGERYAQMRNVYFIPSIQTMKIWLAKCGFHDIKVVDVSITSLEEQRKTDWMTSDSLSDFLDPHDRQKTIEGYPAPMRAVFIAKK; translated from the coding sequence ATGATAGATTTTGGTAATTTTTATCAAATAATTGCTAAAAACCAACTTGCACCTTGGCTTGAAACACTACCGGCGCAGTTAGCAACTTGGCAAAAACATAATATTGATAATCGTTATAATCAATGGTTGAATATTATTGAACATCTACCGATGTTAAAACCCAATTATTTAGATTTTTTACATAGTGTAACGGCTAATAATCAAATCCCTTTATCCGATGGTGAACAAAAACGAATTCGCCATTTATTAATGAATTTATCACCTTGGCGTAAAGGTCCCTTTTCTCTATATGGCATTAATGTTGATGCTGAATGGCGCTCAGATTGGAAATGGCAACGCTTAATTCCTTTTATTACTAATTTGGAAGGAAGAACAGTTTTAGATGTAGGGTGTAATAGTGGTTATCATCTTTGGCGAATGATTGGTGCGGGAGCAAAACTTGCAGTAGGGATTGACCCTATGCCATTATTCTTATGTCAATTTGAAGCGATCCGGAAATTACTTGGTAATGATCAACGTGCTCATTTTATTCCTATCGGAATCGAAGATATGCCAAAATTGGCAGCATTTGATACGGTTTTCTCAATGGGGGTATTATATCATCGCCGTTCGCCACTGGATCACCTTTATCAATTAAAAGATCAGTTAAAAAACAAGGGTGAATTGATACTTGAAACGTTAGTCATTGAAGGTGATGAGCATCAAGTACTCATGCCGGGTGAACGTTATGCACAGATGCGCAATGTTTATTTTATACCATCCATTCAAACAATGAAAATTTGGCTCGCAAAATGTGGTTTCCATGACATTAAAGTAGTTGATGTATCCATTACCAGTTTAGAAGAACAGCGTAAAACAGATTGGATGACATCGGATTCGCTTAGTGATTTTCTTGACCCACATGACCGACAAAAAACCATTGAAGGTTATCCAGCACCAATGCGAGCGGTTTTTATTGCTAAAAAATAA
- the cmoA gene encoding carboxy-S-adenosyl-L-methionine synthase CmoA: protein MKNKKDSLFSSPIEQLGDWTFDEKVAEVFPDMIKRSVPGYSNILAMIGMLAKRFITPSSNIYDLGCSLGAATLSIRRNIVHNNCTIFAIDNSPAMIERCKTHLRAYKGITPVEVICADINEIEMHNASMIVLNFTLQFLTPENRQLLINKVYQALQPGGILVLSEKFSFADNIIDELLFEMHYDFKRANGYSELEISQKRSMLENVMITDTFETHQLRLSKAGFMHVNMWYQCFNFGSMIAIK, encoded by the coding sequence ATGAAAAATAAAAAAGATTCCCTTTTTTCTTCACCAATTGAGCAATTAGGTGATTGGACTTTTGATGAAAAAGTCGCAGAAGTTTTTCCAGATATGATTAAGCGTTCAGTACCAGGTTATTCTAATATACTAGCTATGATTGGTATGTTAGCCAAGCGATTTATCACCCCTAGTTCCAATATTTATGATCTAGGTTGTTCACTTGGCGCAGCTACACTTTCCATTCGCCGGAACATTGTACACAATAATTGTACTATTTTTGCTATTGATAATTCTCCAGCTATGATTGAACGTTGTAAAACACATTTAAGAGCTTATAAAGGTATTACGCCTGTAGAAGTGATTTGTGCTGATATTAATGAAATAGAAATGCACAATGCCTCAATGATTGTTCTAAATTTTACCTTACAATTTTTAACACCTGAAAATCGTCAATTATTAATTAATAAAGTTTATCAAGCCTTACAACCTGGAGGTATTTTAGTCTTATCAGAAAAATTCAGTTTCGCTGATAACATTATTGACGAATTATTATTTGAAATGCATTACGATTTTAAACGTGCCAATGGCTATAGCGAATTAGAAATTAGCCAAAAACGGAGTATGCTAGAAAACGTTATGATCACAGATACTTTTGAAACACATCAACTAAGGTTAAGTAAAGCTGGATTTATGCATGTTAATATGTGGTATCAATGTTTTAATTTTGGTTCGATGATTGCTATAAAATAG
- a CDS encoding alpha-2-macroglobulin has product MDIIRFILRLPYRIFCICLEAIIYFAFFLLIVLRSILWFISPIIGQVNWSIPKWYPRVKDIYQASIKRLNNYSMIIGSVVIFGIIAYFSGNYAYHWYLNRPKPIEPAPVIVNTYGISYYAPEESGTFNNNNPNESYLKIRFTGHTRSPAPIDKIGKEITEGIQISPEIKGTWRWHDDENILFKPEQPWPIGETYTVKLDDSKLLDANNLIRKKDNIFTFKTNGFSYGFISSEFYQNPIDLDEKQGIYEIKFSHPVDPSTFEKKLKLSLFEISNEKYQPNKFVQNVNFTIDYNKDKTRAYIKSDKLEFADMDRYLSLTIAKGVTSSIGGFPTTSETRKDISIPNKYNLSIYSTNISIVELSNNEMRQIITITLDYNVKARDLQKALSIWQLPDPKAKYSEEYYDKIDNTYKTKYFIDKAILDKSKRLTTKYIETDDNRTYQNQFSFEINGDQRQQIFLTIDPSLTSEGGYTFKNKYEKLMRISEYNKLLNFAASGSLLSLSGDKKIPVVSRNVNQIKLELKRVIPSQLQHLVYDNESDFSYMNFEYYNSDNFVEKYSIIKDVKGKSGAIQYSDFDITPYLNKDVKENEANHGVFLLNLYAKKDNVKKGEEPYDYYNSRFILVTDLGIINKKSLDGSYDLFVQSINSGLPVNGAKVSILGANGIEITSSITDNTGHVHFAPLSDYYKGIKPLLFLIEKDKDMSFLPISKGYRNHDRQLNYSRFDVDGQYETIDRGELHAHLFSDRGIYRPGDTFHIGMIIKAEDWTKSLNGIKLVADIYDAKYNIVATKKIKLDEYGFNEISFKTEESSPTGQWYVYLYIDNVKKDSEYDDRDYLGSTSVIIREFEPDKTKVTAQIVTENKQGWVNQSDIIAKVTAKNLFGTPAQDRRVESKLYLQPTRFSFKKYEDYQFYQVSNNRNNFKIELEDNYTNEEGIADIDLHIEDFEGQYEAKFLTDVFEPNSGRSVAATDSILISASDYLVGAKPDGRLSYIKRDSKRLLNLIAINPALDQITLDSLKLVTLEKKYLSVLVKQPSGVYKYESKQKDVLISQVPFEIDNKGTVYQIPTQTPGNYILQLLNNKNQVIYQTEYTVAGSANVTRSLDRNSELMLKIDANQYKPGQDIEIAITAPYTGSGIITIERDKVYAWKWFKTDTTSSVQKITLPKEVEGNAYINVQFVRDPNSEEIFMSPLSYGVVPFKVSDDKFVEKVTLETPKLIKPGDTIPITIKTNSKQRVAVFAVDEGILQVAGYQLKNPIKEFMRKKALSVRTDQILDLILPEYKRLLTLSAPGGDLESASANDKIDAHLNPFKRKTDEPVTYWSGIIDVNGEKQLNYTVPEFFSGKIRVMAVTVGKKTMGVAQTATTVRNDFVLSPNVPYFVTPNDEFEISLLVANNITEIGNEEIPIEVKLTTTPHLTVLDEPMKTVKLASMKEGTLSFRLKATEQLGSGDLLFTATYKDKTITRQVSTSVRPVNPYRIKTIMGRMDGKTQTFSGFRQMYPEFNEQNAGVSYSPMILVKGLTEYLDDYEYFCSEQIVSRALPLVIGNKYPDFNLITDKTIPFNGVMQKLQSRQNSGGAIGLWYSTYNVDPFITLYTVHFLLEAKDAGLVIPKDLLENANKYVKLVAAGSLTDSYNLRLRAYAIYLLTRQNIITTNQIASIVEDLNHNYKSWTTDLTALYLASSYKMLKMDKQADKLLKPIWKDLSKAYDKAWWNHNYYDPLVIDAGKIYLIAKHFDNKINDIPAQAIENMTLMLNEERYTTQSAAMTMLALDSYNSAIKAHELDENDLTVTTKSKDQEAKIATIAKLKNLLAKGKFNNSVESISFHNAKNLPAWYSISQKGFDRSIQQEPINKGLEIYREFTDNDGKQIDTVKLGDTINVTVRIRSLSKEGLTNIAIVDMLPGGFEVVQQKAINNHAESENDEQSDESEDNNYDSGEQWISPIATGKYTWYPEYTDVREDRVIIYGSTMDDHIQTFNYQIKATNIGEYAVPPAYGEAMYDRDIQAVSKGGNKIIIEPR; this is encoded by the coding sequence ATGGACATAATACGTTTCATTCTCCGTCTACCCTATCGCATCTTCTGTATCTGTCTAGAAGCGATTATCTATTTTGCATTTTTTCTACTAATTGTATTACGATCCATATTATGGTTTATAAGCCCGATTATTGGTCAAGTTAATTGGTCAATACCTAAATGGTATCCACGGGTTAAAGATATTTATCAAGCATCAATTAAAAGACTCAATAATTATAGTATGATTATTGGTAGTGTTGTTATTTTTGGAATTATTGCCTATTTCAGTGGTAATTATGCCTACCATTGGTACTTAAATAGACCAAAACCTATTGAGCCAGCCCCGGTAATAGTTAATACGTATGGCATTTCTTATTATGCGCCTGAAGAATCAGGTACCTTTAATAATAATAATCCTAATGAATCTTATTTAAAAATCCGATTTACTGGACATACACGATCACCCGCTCCAATAGATAAAATTGGTAAGGAAATAACTGAAGGTATTCAAATTTCACCTGAAATTAAAGGTACATGGCGTTGGCATGATGATGAAAATATCCTTTTTAAACCAGAACAACCATGGCCAATAGGTGAAACCTATACGGTTAAGTTAGATGATTCAAAGTTACTTGATGCTAACAATTTAATCAGAAAAAAAGATAATATTTTTACATTCAAGACAAACGGTTTTTCTTATGGATTTATAAGTAGTGAATTTTATCAAAATCCTATTGATCTTGATGAAAAACAGGGTATTTATGAAATAAAATTCTCTCATCCTGTCGATCCCTCAACCTTTGAAAAAAAATTAAAATTATCACTATTTGAAATATCAAATGAAAAATATCAGCCAAATAAATTTGTCCAAAATGTAAACTTTACAATTGATTATAATAAAGATAAAACACGTGCCTATATAAAAAGTGATAAATTAGAATTCGCTGATATGGATAGGTATTTATCATTAACTATTGCAAAAGGTGTAACATCTTCAATAGGCGGATTTCCAACGACCTCAGAAACTAGGAAAGATATCTCCATACCGAATAAATATAATCTTAGTATCTATTCAACTAATATTTCCATTGTTGAACTGTCGAATAATGAAATGCGTCAAATTATCACAATTACTTTAGATTATAACGTTAAAGCGAGAGATTTACAGAAAGCATTGTCAATCTGGCAGTTACCCGATCCAAAAGCCAAATATAGTGAAGAATATTACGATAAAATCGATAATACCTACAAAACTAAATATTTTATCGATAAAGCCATTTTAGATAAATCAAAACGATTAACCACTAAATACATTGAAACTGACGACAATAGAACTTATCAAAATCAATTTAGCTTTGAAATAAACGGTGATCAACGTCAACAAATATTTCTCACTATTGATCCATCTTTAACGTCCGAAGGTGGTTACACATTTAAAAATAAATATGAGAAATTGATGCGAATTAGTGAATATAATAAATTACTTAATTTTGCTGCATCCGGTTCCCTATTATCACTATCAGGTGATAAAAAGATTCCTGTCGTTTCTCGTAATGTTAATCAAATAAAGCTAGAACTCAAACGTGTTATCCCATCCCAATTACAGCATTTGGTCTACGATAATGAAAGCGATTTTAGTTATATGAATTTTGAATATTATAACAGTGATAATTTTGTTGAAAAATATTCAATTATAAAAGATGTTAAGGGTAAATCAGGAGCTATTCAATACTCTGACTTTGATATAACACCATACCTTAACAAAGATGTTAAGGAAAACGAAGCTAATCACGGTGTATTTTTATTAAATCTCTATGCCAAAAAAGATAATGTAAAAAAAGGTGAAGAACCTTACGATTATTACAATTCTCGATTCATATTAGTGACCGATTTAGGCATTATAAATAAAAAATCACTTGATGGCTCTTATGATCTCTTTGTGCAATCTATTAACAGTGGTTTACCTGTCAACGGTGCTAAAGTTTCAATACTCGGCGCCAATGGTATTGAAATTACGTCTTCAATCACCGATAACACTGGTCATGTCCATTTCGCACCATTATCGGATTACTACAAAGGTATTAAACCGTTGTTATTCTTGATTGAAAAAGATAAAGATATGTCATTTTTGCCAATTTCTAAAGGTTATCGCAATCATGATAGACAACTTAATTACTCTCGTTTTGATGTAGATGGCCAATACGAAACAATTGACCGAGGAGAGCTACATGCACATCTATTTTCTGATAGAGGAATCTATCGACCTGGTGATACATTCCACATTGGAATGATAATTAAAGCAGAGGATTGGACTAAATCATTGAATGGAATTAAGTTAGTAGCCGATATTTATGATGCTAAATATAATATTGTTGCAACTAAAAAAATCAAACTTGATGAGTATGGTTTTAATGAGATTTCATTTAAAACGGAAGAAAGTTCTCCAACCGGACAATGGTATGTATATCTATACATTGATAATGTTAAAAAAGATTCAGAGTATGATGATCGGGATTACCTAGGTTCTACTTCTGTCATTATTCGAGAATTTGAACCAGATAAAACTAAAGTTACAGCACAAATAGTGACAGAAAACAAACAAGGATGGGTTAATCAATCTGACATAATTGCTAAAGTGACTGCGAAAAATCTTTTTGGTACCCCTGCTCAAGACCGTCGGGTTGAGAGTAAATTATATTTACAACCAACAAGATTTAGTTTTAAAAAATATGAAGATTATCAATTTTATCAAGTAAGTAATAACCGTAATAATTTCAAAATTGAACTTGAAGATAATTATACAAATGAAGAAGGAATTGCTGATATTGATTTACATATTGAAGACTTTGAAGGTCAATATGAAGCCAAATTCTTGACTGATGTATTTGAACCAAATAGTGGTCGTAGTGTTGCAGCAACTGATTCTATTTTGATTTCTGCATCTGATTATTTAGTTGGGGCAAAACCTGATGGTCGATTAAGCTATATTAAACGGGATAGCAAACGTTTACTTAATCTCATAGCGATAAATCCAGCGCTAGATCAAATTACACTAGATAGTCTCAAACTCGTTACCCTTGAGAAAAAATATCTTTCAGTGTTAGTTAAACAGCCTTCAGGTGTTTATAAGTATGAATCAAAACAAAAAGATGTATTAATTTCACAAGTCCCTTTTGAAATTGATAATAAAGGAACTGTTTATCAAATTCCAACTCAAACCCCGGGTAACTATATTCTTCAATTGTTAAATAACAAAAATCAAGTAATTTATCAAACCGAATATACAGTTGCAGGATCAGCAAATGTAACACGTTCATTAGATCGTAACAGTGAATTAATGTTAAAAATTGACGCTAATCAATATAAACCGGGTCAAGATATAGAAATAGCAATAACGGCACCTTATACCGGAAGTGGAATCATCACTATAGAAAGGGATAAGGTTTATGCTTGGAAATGGTTTAAAACCGATACGACAAGTTCAGTACAAAAAATCACTTTACCTAAAGAAGTGGAAGGAAATGCCTATATCAATGTGCAGTTTGTTCGTGATCCAAATTCAGAAGAAATATTCATGAGCCCACTTAGTTATGGTGTTGTTCCATTTAAGGTTTCAGATGATAAATTTGTAGAGAAGGTAACATTAGAAACACCGAAATTAATCAAACCTGGAGATACGATTCCAATTACGATTAAAACTAATAGCAAACAACGTGTCGCAGTTTTCGCAGTTGATGAAGGTATATTACAAGTTGCTGGCTATCAGTTAAAAAATCCAATTAAAGAGTTTATGCGTAAAAAAGCTTTATCAGTAAGAACGGATCAGATTTTAGATCTTATCTTACCGGAATATAAACGCCTACTTACTTTATCTGCACCAGGTGGTGATCTAGAAAGTGCTAGCGCAAATGATAAAATTGATGCTCATTTGAATCCATTTAAACGTAAGACGGATGAACCTGTTACCTACTGGTCAGGAATTATAGACGTTAATGGTGAAAAACAACTGAATTACACAGTTCCAGAGTTTTTCAGTGGAAAAATTAGAGTGATGGCAGTGACGGTCGGTAAAAAAACAATGGGCGTTGCACAAACGGCTACTACAGTTCGTAATGACTTTGTATTAAGCCCTAATGTACCTTATTTCGTCACGCCAAACGATGAATTTGAAATAAGTTTATTAGTTGCAAATAATATTACTGAAATTGGTAATGAAGAAATTCCAATTGAAGTTAAGCTAACAACAACGCCACATCTAACTGTTTTAGATGAGCCAATGAAAACCGTCAAGTTAGCGTCAATGAAAGAAGGTACTTTAAGTTTCCGTTTAAAAGCAACCGAACAACTAGGTAGTGGTGATTTACTCTTTACTGCAACTTATAAAGATAAAACGATAACAAGACAAGTCAGTACTTCTGTTCGTCCGGTAAATCCTTATCGAATAAAAACCATTATGGGACGAATGGATGGTAAAACACAAACTTTTTCTGGGTTTAGACAAATGTATCCAGAATTTAATGAACAGAATGCTGGCGTCTCTTATTCTCCAATGATCTTAGTTAAAGGTCTTACCGAATACCTAGATGATTATGAATATTTCTGTTCTGAACAGATTGTTAGTCGTGCTTTACCACTGGTGATTGGCAATAAATATCCTGATTTTAATTTGATCACCGATAAAACAATACCATTTAACGGAGTAATGCAAAAACTACAAAGTCGTCAAAATAGTGGCGGTGCAATTGGTTTATGGTATTCAACATATAATGTTGATCCATTTATTACACTTTACACGGTTCATTTCCTACTTGAAGCAAAAGATGCTGGATTAGTGATACCAAAAGATCTACTAGAAAATGCAAATAAATATGTTAAATTAGTTGCTGCTGGAAGTTTAACTGATAGTTACAACTTACGATTACGAGCTTATGCAATTTATTTGCTAACTAGACAAAATATCATTACAACCAATCAGATTGCTTCAATCGTTGAGGATTTAAATCATAACTATAAATCATGGACAACAGATCTTACGGCATTGTATTTAGCATCATCATACAAAATGCTGAAAATGGACAAACAAGCAGATAAACTTTTAAAACCGATTTGGAAGGATCTGTCCAAAGCCTATGATAAAGCATGGTGGAATCACAATTATTATGATCCATTAGTTATTGATGCTGGAAAAATCTATTTAATTGCAAAACATTTTGATAATAAAATCAATGACATTCCTGCTCAAGCTATTGAGAATATGACATTAATGCTGAATGAGGAACGCTATACTACGCAATCGGCTGCCATGACTATGTTGGCTTTAGATAGTTATAATTCTGCAATTAAAGCTCATGAGTTAGATGAAAACGATCTAACCGTAACAACAAAGTCTAAAGATCAAGAGGCAAAAATTGCAACTATCGCTAAATTGAAAAACTTGTTAGCTAAAGGTAAATTCAATAATTCGGTAGAGTCTATTAGCTTCCACAACGCTAAAAATTTGCCTGCATGGTATTCAATATCGCAGAAAGGCTTTGATCGTTCAATTCAACAAGAACCAATTAATAAAGGGCTTGAAATTTACCGTGAATTTACAGATAACGATGGTAAGCAAATTGATACGGTGAAATTAGGTGATACTATTAATGTAACCGTCAGAATCCGTTCATTATCTAAAGAAGGATTAACTAACATTGCAATTGTTGATATGCTACCAGGTGGTTTTGAAGTTGTTCAACAAAAAGCAATTAATAATCATGCCGAATCTGAAAACGATGAACAAAGTGATGAGAGTGAAGATAATAATTATGATTCTGGAGAACAGTGGATATCACCAATTGCCACCGGTAAATATACTTGGTATCCAGAATATACAGATGTTAGAGAAGATCGCGTCATTATTTATGGTTCGACTATGGATGATCATATACAAACATTTAATTATCAGATAAAAGCTACCAATATTGGCGAGTACGCTGTTCCTCCAGCTTATGGTGAAGCAATGTATGATCGAGATATTCAAGCTGTATCTAAAGGTGGAAATAAGATTATTATTGAACCTCGTTAA